One Melospiza melodia melodia isolate bMelMel2 chromosome 1, bMelMel2.pri, whole genome shotgun sequence genomic window carries:
- the NEDD9 gene encoding enhancer of filamentation 1 isoform X3, producing the protein MKYKNLMARALYDNVPECAEELAFRKGDILTVIEQNTEGLEGWWLCSLHGRQGIVPGNRVKLLVITPVRSGQGYVYEFPSKHQKDAYDIPPIRPLQGIYDIPPTSVKGPALPVSMGEAKGVYDIPPAKGVYAAAPSACQDDTALRENLQDFSSSVGHSVRPEGVYDIPPPITKATGKELNRFSPESLLLPGGMPQTHSVYDIPTNHQNHFLGQQIAPEKDVYDTPRGVAFPGQQTGLSENPIAEGREGVYDVPPPVLQDNKGLQDVTDGMNRLSFSSTGSTRSNMSTSSTTSKDSSHSASTAQDKRLILDPDTAIERLYRLQQMVEAAVSHLTAFITPDWRSYGYMEKHINEIHAAVDKVEQSLLEYLQFAKGSAANASCLPEFSLLNKMRREVQRLEDSHQILTQTSHDLNSYSWSLNVLAVNRVQNKCDDLDRFIMVARTVPDDAKQLTTTISVNAELLFRQALGSSRVKNTAENIMNAADCVYDSPQMQRHGEKAQNHCSSLPPLLGKGQHPYSATSEGSEKSWMDDYDYVHLQGKEEFERQQKELLEKENIIKQSKMELEHHQINQFQRLEQEITKPVENDISKWKPPQALQTSHDSRLLLFYSDQCETHFNSLLNAIDAFFSCVNSSQPPRIFVAHSKFIILSAHKLVFIGDTLARQMTTQDMCNRVMNSSNQLCELLKSVVLATKAAALSYPNTASLQRMVDRVTELSHHAQLFKLSLAQMASL; encoded by the exons GTAATAACACCAGTCAGGTCAGGACAAGGTTATGTTTATGAATTCCCTTCTAAGCACCAGAAGGATGCCTACGATATCCCCCCCATTCGCCCTCTCCAAGGG ATATATGACATTCCCCCCACATCGGTTAAGGGGCCTGCACTTCCAGTTTCCATGGGAGAAGCAAAAGGAGTGTATGACATACCACCTGCCAAGGGG GTCTATgctgcagctccctctgcatgCCAAGATGATACAGCCCTGAGGGAAAACTTGCAGGATTTTTCATCTTCAGTGGGCCACAGTGTAAGACCAGAAGGAGTATATGATATTCCTCCTCCCATCACCAAAGCAACTGGAAAAGAACTTAATAGATTTTCTCCTGAGAGCCTATTATTGCCAGGTGGAATGCCACAGACACATAGTGTTTATGACATCCCTACAAACCATCAAAACCATTTTCTTGGACAGCAAATTGCACCTGAAAAAGATGTTTATGATACCCCGAGGGGAGTTGCATTCCCAGGACAACAGACAGGACTCAGTGAAAATCCCATTGCAGAAGGAAGAGAAGGTGTCTATGATGTGCCACCACCAGTCCTCCAAGACAATAAAGGCTTACAGGATGTGACTGATGGGATGAATAGGTTGTCTTTCTCCAGCACGGGAAGCACGAGGAGTAACATGTCCACATCGTCAACGACATCAAAAGACTCTTCTCATTCAGCATCAACTGCACAGGACAAAAGACTAATCCTTGATCCAGACACTGCTATAGAGAGGCTGTATCGCCTCCAGCAGATGGTGGAGGCAGCTGTCAGTCACCTCACAGCCTTCATCACACCAGACTGGCGGTCCTATGGGTATATGGAGAAACACATCAATGAAATCCACGCTGCTGTGGATAAGGTAGAGCAGTCGCTGTTGGAGTACCTCCAGTTTGCCAAAGGATCGGCAGCcaatgcctcctgcctgcctgagTTCAGCCTCCTCAACAAAATGAGGAGAGAGGTGCAAAGGCTGGAGGACTCTCACCAGATCCTTACCCAAACCAGTCATGACTTGAACAGCTACAGCTGGTCTTTGAATGTCCTAGCTGTCAacagagtgcagaacaagtgcgATGACCTGGATCGGTTCATTATGGTGGCAAGGACGGTCCCGGACGATGCCAAGCAGCTGACCACCACCATCAGTGTCAACGCTGAGCTGCTCTTCAGACAGGCACTGGGCAGCTCCCGTGTCAAAAACACAGCAGAGAACATAATGAACGCTGCTGACTGTGTGTATGACAGTCCTCAGATGCAGCGGCATGGAGAAAAGGCCCAGAACCACTGCAGCTCCCTCCCGCCGCTCCTGGGTAAAGGCCAGCACCCCTACAGTGCCACCAGTGAGGGCTCAGAAAAGAGCTGGATGGATGACTATGATTATGTTCACCTGCAG GGGAAAGAAGAGTTTGAAAGGCAACAGAAGGAGcttctggagaaagaaaatatCATCAAGCAGAGCAAAATGGAGCTAGAGCACCATCAG atCAATCAGTTTCAGCGTCTGGAGCAAGAGATCACAAAGCCAGTGGAGAACGACATCTCCAAATGGAAGCCCCCGCAGGCCCTGCAGACCTCCCACGACAGCCGCCTGCTTCTCTTCTACTCCGACCAGTGTGAGACTCACTTCAACTCCCTCCTCAACGCCATCGATGCCTTCTTCAGCTGTGTCAACTCCTCCCAGCCCCCGCGGATCTTCGTGGCACACAGCAAATTCATCATTCTGAGCGCGCACAAACTCGTGTTCATCGGGGACACGCTCGCGAGGCAGATGACGACTCAGGACATGTGCAACAGAGTGATGAACTCCAGCAACCAGCTGTGTGAACTGCTCAAGAGCGTTGTGCTGGCCACCAAGGCGGCTGCCTTGAGTTACCCCAACACGGCATCCCTGCAGAGGATGGTGGACAGAGTAACAGAGCTCTCTCATCACGCGCAGTTGTTCAAACTCTCACTGGCCCAAATGGCATCCTTATGA